TCATCGTGGACCGGGACACGGAGGGGCTCGAGATCTGCAAGAAGGAGAACAAGCTGGGCCTGCGGGCGTCCTCCACCTGTCCGCTCAACTTCGACAATGTCAAGGTGCGCTCACACACCTTGTACTTCACTTTATCGgcgtaaaacaaataaacatgtcaCCCTTAGTAACTTAATACTCTGTGTCGAAGGTCCCAGAGAAGAACATTTTGGGTAAAGTTGGACAGGGGTACAAGTACGCCATCGGGATGTTGAACGAGGGCAGGATTGGAATTGCTGCTCAGGTGAGCCAGTGAGACGCCGTACCCTAAAACTGCTCTCTTTTGTCTAGGTTTTGCACCTCAAGGGGTTCAGAGAAGTAATATTTAAGCTGCATTACCTTTTGTATCATGTTTCAGATGCTGGGGCTGGCGCAGGGATGTTTTGACCACACTGTTCCTTACACCAGACAGAGGGTCCAGTTTGGAAAACGTATATTCGACTTCCAGGTAAAGATTCAAAGAAAGACCATCCACACTTTGTGTTTCACATTCTCCCAAGTCTCagtgttttgttaatttttacTAAGCGATTTGctctttttcttgtgtgtgtttcagggcaTGCAGCACCAGATAGCACACGTAGCCACGCAGATTGAAGCGGCCCGGCTGCTGACCTACAACGCCGCCCGTCTGAAGGAGGCAGGAAGACCTTTTATCAAGGAAGCCTGCATGGCTAAATACTTTGCAGCTGAGGTGAGCTCTAGATCAGTTGACTGCACCATATTACAGAGATGGAGGTTTCCATAATTATAGTGTTTATGACAATCCTGATTGTTTTGGTAAATATTATGAGCAGGATTACTAGTTTATTTCCCATTTGATATTAAGATTTGTTTTCACTCTTGCTGCCTTACTCTTATTTACAattgttaaataataaataattgttttgtAATTACATTAGGATGCAGCTGCAACCCCTAAGGCAACTTTGCATAGAATCTGTACTTTGTCTTCTTCTggtttaaaatcaaaatatgtcCAAATGACAGGCAGTGATCCATTTTTAGGAACTGAAACtacatgtacattttcagataGTCGATGTAAGGTGTATTTTTCATTCCACCGGAGCTGCGTGCTCTCTAATTGTAACTTCAGTTGCATGTGTGCACCTTGTAATTGTACATaggttttacttttttatataCCACACTGTGATTTTCAGCGGAGTTTAGAAATAGAAGAAGTTCTTCAATATTGCCAAATAAAATCACAGTGTAAAGCCATTTATAAATAATTGTGCAGGCCAAAGAAGATGTTTTCCCCCACGTTTTTGTGTATTAtatcatgttttctgttttctctgactCAGGTTGCGACTCTCACCACCTCCAAATGCATAGAGTGGATGGGAGGGGTAGGCTTCACCAAAGACTACCCCATAGAGAAATACTACAGAGACTGTAAAATTGGTGAGCATGGCCGGGCAAACCCTGACCTCTGCATGCTGTTACACAGATCAGGGGAGGTTTAAATAACCGTTCCTAAAAACCACAGTGTTGTTGACGAGGACAGAGCACACGAAGGTCGACTGTAGTTGCGGTGATTGGAGCAAAGCGGGGTGGAGAGAGGGGCTGATAGCTGTGGCTGCGGCTGCCCAGGAGGCCAAGTAATCTGACTCCGCAGGAATTCCCCCGCCTGACCTTGGTGCGCCGACAGCGTCATTAAACTAACACACACCCAAGGAAGCCGTCAGGGCAGAATGTCACTTTTCCTTTCATCACTtccattttctatttctttttttttttttttcaacctgaGCAAAACGCGGATTCAGTTGCACGATAAGCTACTTGTTCCCCTTTCTCCTGCTAGTGAAAGCTACACATGAATCAgtagaatttgaaaaaaaaatgtccttgcAATCTCTCAGTCATTCTCATGCCTGTTTTTGTCTCCATACTCAGGTACCATTTACGAAGGCACAACAAACGTCCAGCTGTCCACCATGGCAAAGTTCATCGATAAGGAATATGACCACTGATCGAACTTGGCTTGTGGATTTACACTCcctagttttttattttaatgacttCAGTTGAACGCAGGGTGTGACAGGCATCGCTCATACACCTTCTCTGTTTAAAtagttttgctgctgtttgagaTTATCagtcctcatcatcaccatgttgtgtttttactgtctGCCTTTGCTCCTTCCCACCACTTATGGACCAGTGGTCACATTTTCCCCCGTAAACGAGTTTTTAAAGTTGTGGTGAGATGTTCAGCTTCTCTGCTGATTTTCCCATAACAAACTATCAGGTGTATGTCTGATATAGCCTTCCCAAGTTTGACTTTGTGCCCCTAATGTGTCTCTCACAATCTGATGTATCTTTGTGAGGGATTATGTCAGAAAAAGCAAATCCTAATGTTACTGTTTTGACACTAACCCACACATttcaatgtgaaatgtgtcaagttgattttttttttctttttttttcttttttttgatgCATAAGTGAGTGCCTTCAgagtatgtttttctttttaaaaacagagacatcttggtaggtgaacattttccactgGTTTTGTTGAATATGCTTTTTGTGTGGTAGCGTAATATTTTACTCAACGTAGGCCAATGTCTCGTCTTGTCAGCACAGCACAAAGCGTGTCAGTATCTTGGTAGAAAAATATGACATCAGCTGAACAGATTGTAACATTTAGATCATGTTCTGAATGATCTATCAATAATTTTGACTATATCAATAAACGTCAATTGTAATTACcgcaaaaatatgttttttttccccttattgtGACCAATGCATCGCCTGTAGATTAGACCGAGTTgtgccactagatggcagcattCTCCTGACAGACATCATCTCTGAGGGATGTGGCAGCTCATAGGAAAGACAGTCAATTACCACATCTTCTAATAGCCTGTCAccattaatgttattttatatcAATTTAATTATGTTCACCTTTCAGATGGAAGGAAGCTGCCTTAGATAACTGTCTCCGAGTGGTAATTTTTCAGCGTGACAAGATTGATTAGATTTCCATTTGCCAACATGTGCTGTCTGTGTAAAACAGGGTCTATTGTTTTACACAGACATAAGCTGTGGCCAAGCGCAGATACCCAATAGCTACTACCACATTACCTcttgtaaaaaaataatgtgcGTCTTCGAGTGATGCCTGTTCAACCAAGAGAAAGCCATTAATCACTGACATCCCTTCACAACATGTGATAATAGGGATGGAAACTGGTGGGATTCTTAAGTGGGATGGGGAGTTTGGAGCAGCCAAGAGGTTGACAGGCATGAACAAGTTGATAAATAATAGTGAAGATGTCAGGGGATGATGCCGTCAAACACTGAGCAGGTACGTTTAGTGTATAAATTCACATCAGCGCACAATCAAATACATCAAGACAACAGGTTATGTCGGCTATAGAAGAGCTCATTGTGATtggttgtaaaataaattactgaTTAATCTCTTCATCCAAGTTTGTTTGGCCTTTGTTgacaccccacccacccacccccacacacacacaccaaagttAAGTAAATATCTAGTATTACTTGTAAAAAGACCAAAACAATGGCCTTTGTGCATTATAAGCATACatgttttagtatttttatgAACTATATTGTGGGCAGCAGTTTGAGAAAGCTTTACCAAATTgatatatttcagtttcatagCCACTgatataaacatttttatttataccacttataaataatgttttcttGAAAAAGAAGTATTGACCaagtaaaaaaatgcattcgttttaaatgatgaaataaacacTTGGTGGTCTTTTTGGACCTGACTGTAAAATGACATCACAGCACATCACAAGCTTTCTTTACAGCTTCCACAGTGCCTGATCAGAATAAACTTAATAAATTCACTTATCCAGTAATGCCCATTACTCTGATTGCAACAGAAGATTTATGCAGCCTCACTGATCTAAATGATTGAAAAAACTCCACAAAAGTGGCTGATATCAAAACCAGCTGACAAAtctctgctttaaaaaaaaaaaaaacttgaaaaaacaaacaaacaaacaaacaaacaaaaaaaaacaatcaaaggtTGTATTAATTTACTCACCACTTGTAATATCTTGGAAATTACTATCACTTTGTGGTGAAACTTGGTGAAACTGgtgaaacaaacacagacagcagattaggATCAGTAAGAACAGCTCACTCAGTTTGAACCATGTTATCACTGAACCATGCCattaatatgaatataaatagtCAGAAACATCTGCATGGTCTGTGCAGTCCCAGAgattacagtttgattttaaaatggaataataataaaatttaatgAAAATGCTATGTTTCCCCTGAACTTGCACCTTGTTTTATACCGGGCCTTGTCTAATGAGGATAATTCCTACCTCTGATGAAAACACAGCGATCTGGATTAcacttttcatttgaaaacacagtTCAACTCATGGAGCCCTTCTCCGCCCCCGTCTTTAACACGGCAGTGAGATCTGTAATTATGCAGGGATTCAAGTAGCTTTTCACAAAACAGTGTCGTCCTTGTGAACTAGAGGGAGATCCATGAACTCAAAGGACAGACTGCATGGATTCATAGGTTGACTAAATTCATTTTATTGGACTAATTGGGTGCATATGTCTTAATATCTAAGGAGTGACCAGtcttaaacaaataaaagccaCTTCTAAGGTAGatttatgtacatttttcagccaatttgtgttttttggtgcaTTTTCTTAAAACACACCAGAAAGACTGAACCATATATTTCCTTCCGTctagaaacatgaaaaacatttataacCAGTGGCCTGAACAATGTGCAAAATAAGGCTgaggtcactttttttttttttttttttttatcacagaaATATTGTATTATCATTGTTGTGTTAACGTGCCTTAGTGGCATGTTCACTGTGGTTCAGTGCAAAGCAAAAagccagttgttttttttttttctttgataatCCAAAATGTACCTCTCCCCTCAGACAGCCTCAGTGTTTAATTCTTCAAAATTAGCAAGCATTACACCATCACAACAGTGAACCAGTTCCCTGTCTGTATCATTTGCTAATTATCCTGCAGTCAGATTACACTTTATCTTGCGAAAAGCTCTTAACGCAAAAGGTATAATCTATTGTGGTcaaatttaatattattttcctgtttgacagAAGAAAGACTCACTGTATCCTCTTTAGTTGCATCACCTGCTGCCGGCGTGGCTTTGGAGGCTGTGCTGCACAAAGCTTATTAGGCCTTTATCACAAACTGTTGTTTAGGACAGTGGCAAGCGCTCAATTTGATGTCTGCCCGTGGCACTTCCTGACTAATGAAATTACACTCAGGAGAAGGAGCTCCGGTCCAAGTGCAACCTACAGCCCATATCGCTCATCTGTAGGAGCCGAGGAAAACTGAAACTctgtgaatgaatgatgaatggcAGGTTGATTCTCTGCAGGTCACAATATGTCACAGTCAATCACACGGGCGTCAGCAAGGAAAGAGCAAAGGTAACCTAAACACTGAGTCAATCACGCGTAATCCTATAGGCGATCATGTCATCCGTCCTTATTGGGccacagtaaataaatacaatggtGATGCGTGGGGTGGAATCACGATATCTTTATTCATCTAGGCCATAATACTGTATGCACAGGgaatttgtcttgttttatccATTTGTCGAAGCcaacaacccccccacccctttctCTTTGTGTACGTGCGTCAAATACGTGCGTAATTTGTTTAATGATGTGCCAAGGCCCAGTCATTTAGCTCTTCGTTGGCCTCGTTATCCTACCTATCTGGTGGATTTGGTCACTTTACTGACAGGTGACTGCCGATCGCGCACGCCCCAAACCTTGAGACATTTCCCTCTTAAATCTAATTGGATGATAAATGGGTGCGCATTGTTGCGCCTGAAGCCAAAGCGCGTATACGGCCTTTTCTTTGGAGTCTATTCTCGTCACATCCCCTCCCTGTTTCATCTCAAATCCCATTTGCCATTGTACCTGCCCAATAGCAGCGACTGAGCGCATTTTAACTCGGatggcatttttatttcatcattacaCTCCAGCGCAAGTTTGACGCATTGATCACCGCGCTCTCACAGCGATCGTCCTCAAGAGCTAAACGCGCAGCTTGCGAGcgagtttctgtgtttttttccccctctctctcgcaTCATTTCACCTTAAAACAAGAAAGGCTCTCTCTGgtgatctttttttgtttgtctgtttgtttgttttcttggcaAGTTTTTTTCATGGTGATTCACACAGGACATTGAGCGGTAATGGCAGACTCTGATGCGCAGGAGACTCGCCAACCCGCAAAAGACTCACCATTCTCCATAAAGAACCTGCTGAACATTGACGATAAGCCCACAAAGCCAAAAACTTTCTTCGCCTCGTCCAAAGGAGTATTTGAGGGGAGCTTCTTCTCCAGGCTCGGCGACTTACCTTTCCCTCGCTTTGAGCTGCCTGCCCAGAGAATCGGACTATCGGCGCAATATTTGGAAAGAGCGTCTACCTGGTGGTACCCTTACACACTTGGGACCCATCTGAGGACTGCAGGTACATACAAGCTACTTTAATGAGGTTATTCAGAAATAACgccaaacacacttttttttaatgagagaaAAGCCAGCATCACTTATTGGAAAGGCCAGTTAGACTAGTACTATAGTCAAACCTTTTCTCTTTGAATTAAATCCCCCTAGAAAACAATTTCATAATGATTGGCTAATATATATCAAACCAAAGCTAAAAACTGTAGGctacaccaaaaaaaatcctctatGCTTATGTATTTTTCCctgttaaataaaattaaatatataagcTATAGTCCTATAATATCATGAGAATTACAGTGATACCATAAGAGGTTAAAAATACTGTAAAGTCTATAGACTGTAAAGTAAATGACTATATTATAGGGACAGGCCTATAACAAGGGGAAATCCAATATAAGATGGCCGAAAGTAGGcatattaacattattataggCTAAATAGGCTAAAATTAGCATAATGGCATATTAGCCTATTGCAGATTGCTCACTCATTTCATGGGCTTTGCTTTACTGGTGAGTTCATGTGAAGTCTAATGTGCTGAGAAGTATGTTTTTATCTGAGTGATAATTTCCCCGGCAGCCTCTGAGAAGGCCGGCCTGAGAGAAGCGTCACCGGTCCCGGAGAGACGCAGCCCGGAGCTCCTGAAGAGCGACCCAGATGCCAAAGAGGAGAGCGCGGACGACGATGTAGCGCTGGACGAGAGCGACGGAGAGGAGCCAAAGaaagaagagcaggaggaggactggAGGCGGAAAGCCGACGAGGACTCGGAGAAGAAGCCCTGTCGGAAAAAGAAGACGCGCACGGTGTTTTCCAGGAGCCAGGTCTTTCAGCTGGAGTCCACCTTCGACATTAAACGCTACCTGAGCAGCTCGGAGCGGGCGGGCCTGGCGGCGTCACTACACCTGACGGAGACGCAGGTCAAAATCTGGTTTCAGAACCGGAGGAATAAGTGGAAAAGGCAGCTGGCGGCCGAGCTGGAAGCGGCCAATCTGAGCCATGCGGCGGCGCAGAGGATTGTGCGGGTTCCCATACTGTACCACGAGAGCGGGGCCGCAGAGACAGCCGGGGGCCCCGCGGGGAGCTCCCCGGGCGGCCAGTCCCTCCTGTCCTTCCCGCACCCCATGTACTATTCCCACCCGGTTCCGCTGCTGAGGCCCGTTTGAAGActcactttgtgttttgtattttgtttgggAAAAGTTCAaagttttgtatattttgtagatTTAATGGGCACAATGTTaggtcattattattattattattattattattattattattattattattattatcattgttgttgttattattagccTATTATTATGCTGGTTCAAGGGACGTTCCTTCAtccgccctgctgaagtgtccttgagcaagacactaatTCCCTACCAGATCCACATGGCGCTTAAGGCGGGGCATTAataactgttattattattgttataataataataataattattattattattattattattattatgtgtgaTATAATTTTGTTAAATGCTTAAATTGAGCCACCGGGCCAACTTTATTGTGTCTaaattgaaagaaagaaaaaaaaagcgcgTCTTGTTTTAAACAGGGTTCACTGTCCGTATGTATTTTACAGAGActtgttgtcagtgtttgtaGCCGAGAATGTGGAATTTagtattttgatattttccaatattgTGCAATACTGTTGGCTTTACATTACCAGCCTTTGTTGTTCGTCGtccacttcacacacacacacacacacacacagacacacacacacacacacacacacacctctctctggACAATCATGTGTTCCTTTAAAATCCCTCCCTGATAAGCTGCAGGTCTAGGCAATTCATATTTTGCCGCAATGTTTTGcctgtttcattttaaagccatgAAAAGGCCAAATAACAgcctctgtttgtgtatgtttttattcttatattTGTTATTGAAATTCTGTATATCATGAAATATGGTCCTATACACGCAGTGTGTGAAGAGTTCATTCTAAAAAAGAGACTCAGCCTGTCCTAAAAATGACCAACGGGATGAAAAGTAGACTAGTTTATTTGAGTCTTGGTCTTTTGCTGTCTAAATAACATTTCTGAGGATGGAAAGATCTCTATTTTTAAATTCTGATTAATAAAGCTGGGGGCGGCATCTGCAGGGTCTTATGAGACCATTTATTATAGCAGGAGTGGgtaaccatgtgccatggagagccgagaggctgcaggttttctttccaaccaaaaactccaccagatgatttcactccttcaagcagagagcagggactaatcagtgaaatcagctggtggagtttttggttggaaagaaaacctgcagcctctcggctctccatggcacatggttgcccacccctgtATTATAGCCTAAACCTACAAACCAATAATTATCctcctcaaaataaaaaatatagctTATTGTAGCTCGCATTATGCACACATTGTACCcgacttaaaaaataaaataataaaaaaaaaaaaaatcaaaatttcagcTCGGTTCATAAATGACAGCCTCATTATTTGGTCTAATTATTTGAGCATATTTTTAGTGATGATGCCTGCAGTTTCCAGCTGTGTTTGAGGGGAGCAGCCTCTCCGTCGCCGGCTCCTTCAGGTTTTTGCAGGACTAGAAATAATTTTGACcaaagcacacatgcagacacaggccctgctgttttatttaaaagttaattttaaCTGAAAGGGGAATACGCACAAGTACAATTTACTAATCATCGTCACTGCAAAttcttaaataataataacaaacaataatgaTTTCCCAgtctatacatacatacatacatatatatatatatatagtaataacaacttaaaaataatactaataaaggTAATGATGGATTAAAAACTATAACATGCATAATCTACACGTGAAAACTGCAGCTAGAGCTGGCCttttaatatattaaaaaaaaagattatatatTTGCCAGAGTAACCTATTATTCAACACTATaacagaggaaataaaataaatagataaataaagaaaattaaagatgatgatgacttcgactgtggtggtgatggtgaggAAGATGATGCTCTCGGCTTGTTATCTGTCTTCCAGTGTGTAGTGAAAGCAGCAGGTGTGTTTGGATGGTTTTGGAGAGGCGCACAAATAAAATAGGCCTACTTCATCTGTTCAGCAGCAATCATGAGGAAAAACATCTATAATATTCCCATAGGGTTAATATTCCTATATTCTACCTAGTGCATGGTTAGACCACTTTAATGTAGCTATCTGATTAGGCACCACTATAATATGAtcgtgatgttttttttatagagaataaatgttttttctgtgataatataataatagaaaaataatttaaattctGTTATATTGTTGGTAACTGAGACCTGCGACCCTGTTTCTTAAAGTGAATATCAGAGAGGAACAGCtaaactttgaaatatgaacTCAAGAGATTTCAgtatgtttgtgcgtgtgtgtgagagagagagagacagagagagagagagagagagagagagagagagagagagagagagagagagagagagagagaaagaaaaagcagtGGACCGGTATATGTCACGTGATCTGCTCTGCGACAACGGAAGTCGTGTAAGAATCAACCAATCACAACAAAAGGCGGGAACACGCAGCATTCGTCTCGGCCAATCAGGATCCCCCGAGACGACAGTTACATTTGAAGGAACAGACGAGGCACGCAGCCCATTATCGTGCTTGTTACAGCCTATATTGCGTTCATATTAACTatattaacaataaaaacaatacaaatccTAAAGACAGTAAAGAGTTTGACAACAAGACGTCCAAAGCGGTGAGTATGGCGGAGCAGCTAACGCCACAGTCGTGTAGTTCAGGTTGTCGCTGttgctggctaacgttagcaaacaCAGGCGGGAGTGGAGCTGGGCTTGGTCTATTTGCTGGAATAAACCACGCTTTGTACTCACAGTAGGAAGTAAAAGAATAACAAATGCGGCTGTTATGCTATAGACTAAACTAATTATGGTTCTGCTTTTCAAACTAAATAAGCTAATTGTACGCTGAGTAACATGATCCGTAGTGAAATCTCAGCCACTCTGACCTGCAGGATAACGCCGACCCGCGAGCTAATGGCTAATGGCTAATTCGTGGTTCACAGTGATCCTGGAGTTTCCGGGTCATTATTGCGTTTTGAGAGGTTTATTCCGGACAGGGTAACATCAGGGAAGCTGGGGAATGGGTCACGCACAAAATGCATCTTTCACAACGTGTTCCACCCATTTATATGACATTTGTTGATGGGCCAATTCTCCACAGCAGGCCATCTGCACTGACGACTAGCTTGTTTATCTCCTTATCCAGCTGTAATCTTCATGAGCTGAgagcacacacatttacaaattaTGAGTGTTTCTGTCCTGGTcacagaaacactcacacaAGGTTAACTGGAATTGTAAAACAGGACCAGCATTTCAAATATTCTCAACAAAAACAGTTGACGGTTGGCCAACATTAATTTTAGTGTTTCTTTATTAGTAACTGAAAATTAGAGCTGGGATGATATGCTTTATCTCCTTACTTGATACTATCACGATACATGGGTGCTGATTTCGGTATGTATTGTGAttcaatattatgatttat
This genomic interval from Myripristis murdjan chromosome 19, fMyrMur1.1, whole genome shotgun sequence contains the following:
- the LOC115378119 gene encoding homeobox protein HMX3-B isoform X1; the protein is MTSQHITTVMADSDAQETRQPAKDSPFSIKNLLNIDDKPTKPKTFFASSKGVFEGSFFSRLGDLPFPRFELPAQRIGLSAQYLERASTWWYPYTLGTHLRTAASEKAGLREASPVPERRSPELLKSDPDAKEESADDDVALDESDGEEPKKEEQEEDWRRKADEDSEKKPCRKKKTRTVFSRSQVFQLESTFDIKRYLSSSERAGLAASLHLTETQVKIWFQNRRNKWKRQLAAELEAANLSHAAAQRIVRVPILYHESGAAETAGGPAGSSPGGQSLLSFPHPMYYSHPVPLLRPV
- the LOC115378119 gene encoding homeobox protein HMX3-B isoform X2 codes for the protein MADSDAQETRQPAKDSPFSIKNLLNIDDKPTKPKTFFASSKGVFEGSFFSRLGDLPFPRFELPAQRIGLSAQYLERASTWWYPYTLGTHLRTAASEKAGLREASPVPERRSPELLKSDPDAKEESADDDVALDESDGEEPKKEEQEEDWRRKADEDSEKKPCRKKKTRTVFSRSQVFQLESTFDIKRYLSSSERAGLAASLHLTETQVKIWFQNRRNKWKRQLAAELEAANLSHAAAQRIVRVPILYHESGAAETAGGPAGSSPGGQSLLSFPHPMYYSHPVPLLRPV